In Archangium violaceum, the following are encoded in one genomic region:
- a CDS encoding pyridoxamine 5'-phosphate oxidase family protein, with translation MATKKTEKKNPIAHLSELIRGIKVAMMTTVEEDGTLRSRPMWTHDRDFDGELWFFTREHSPKVDAVERDHHVNLSYSEPGRDRYVSVSGLARLVLDKEKARELWNPTLKAWFPEGLDDPELALICVQVNKAEYWDTPNSRMVQLVGFVKGVITGEPYRPGDNEKVNLDEAGTSLH, from the coding sequence ATGGCCACGAAGAAGACGGAGAAGAAGAATCCCATCGCGCACTTGAGCGAGCTCATCCGCGGCATCAAGGTCGCGATGATGACGACGGTCGAGGAGGACGGCACCCTGCGCAGCCGCCCCATGTGGACCCACGACCGGGACTTCGATGGAGAGCTGTGGTTCTTCACCCGCGAGCACTCGCCCAAGGTGGACGCGGTGGAGCGGGACCATCACGTCAACCTCTCGTACTCGGAGCCGGGACGGGACCGCTACGTGTCGGTGAGCGGGCTGGCCCGTCTGGTGCTCGACAAGGAGAAGGCCCGCGAGCTGTGGAACCCCACCCTCAAGGCCTGGTTCCCCGAGGGGCTCGATGACCCCGAGCTCGCCCTCATCTGTGTCCAAGTGAACAAAGCCGAGTACTGGGACACTCCCAACAGCCGCATGGTGCAGCTGGTGGGCTTCGTGAAGGGCGTCATCACCGGCGAGCCGTACCGTCCGGGCGACAACGAGAAGGTGAACCTCGACGAGGCCGGCACCTCGTTGCACTGA
- a CDS encoding quinone oxidoreductase family protein, producing MRVITQHAFGGVEQLVEADWPLPEPGPGEVRVRIRAASFNPIDLYFRQGRFGGRLPQVLGRDLSGVVDALGEGVKGLAVGDAVYCYRAGQGSNGSHAEYTCVPAVLVVPKPARLGFAEAAALPVVALTAWQSITRARVQRGEAVFVAGGAGGVGSMALQLLRHLGAHPLLTTAGSDTSADYLVRQLGVEPGHILRYRGLSRERLLSELLAMNGGRPVPVALDFVGGTMKELCFDAAAVEGRVVSIVEEPADSPINLWDETRSPLILRSLEFHFVQLGARARYAPRETWSLYREQLETLSRLIEEGVLNPPAVRSVGPLSAASVREAHRLLEEGRVQGKLVVECG from the coding sequence ATGCGCGTCATCACTCAGCATGCGTTCGGTGGAGTCGAGCAGTTGGTGGAAGCGGACTGGCCCCTACCCGAGCCGGGCCCTGGAGAGGTGCGGGTGCGCATCCGGGCCGCGTCCTTCAATCCCATCGATCTCTACTTCCGCCAGGGAAGATTCGGCGGCCGGCTGCCGCAGGTCCTGGGGAGGGACCTCTCCGGCGTGGTGGATGCACTGGGCGAGGGGGTGAAGGGACTCGCCGTGGGGGACGCGGTGTATTGCTACCGGGCGGGACAGGGCAGCAATGGCTCTCACGCGGAGTACACCTGTGTGCCGGCGGTGCTGGTGGTCCCCAAGCCCGCGCGTCTGGGTTTCGCCGAGGCGGCCGCACTGCCCGTGGTGGCGCTCACGGCGTGGCAGTCCATCACCCGGGCACGCGTCCAGCGCGGCGAGGCGGTCTTCGTCGCCGGAGGCGCGGGCGGCGTGGGTTCCATGGCGCTCCAACTGTTGCGCCACCTGGGAGCCCACCCCCTCCTGACCACGGCCGGGAGCGACACGAGCGCCGACTACCTGGTGCGCCAGCTCGGCGTGGAGCCCGGCCACATCCTCCGCTACCGCGGGCTGTCACGTGAGCGGTTGCTCTCGGAGCTGCTGGCGATGAACGGCGGGCGGCCCGTGCCCGTGGCCCTGGACTTCGTCGGCGGCACCATGAAGGAGCTGTGCTTCGACGCGGCGGCGGTGGAGGGGCGCGTGGTGTCCATCGTGGAGGAGCCGGCGGACTCCCCCATCAACCTCTGGGACGAGACGCGCAGTCCGCTCATCCTCCGCTCGCTGGAGTTCCACTTCGTCCAGCTCGGCGCGCGGGCCCGTTACGCTCCGCGCGAGACGTGGAGCCTCTACCGCGAGCAACTCGAGACGCTCTCCCGGCTCATCGAGGAGGGCGTCCTGAATCCACCCGCGGTGCGTTCCGTGGGCCCGCTGTCGGCGGCCTCCGTGCGCGAGGCCCACCGGTTGCTCGAGGAGGGCCGCGTGCAGGGGAAGCTCGTCGTGGAATGCGGCTGA
- a CDS encoding cysteine desulfurase-like protein: MTSPFAEHFPALRSGFSYIDNAAGAQVPSHTIDAITGFLTSGSCNVGQPYAASVRATEVKAQARAATAEFLHCQPEEVMLGTSATALTFQLSRAFSRLFQPGDEVIVSELEHESNASPWRWLEAQGAVVKVWRAHWPEGRLELADLRSLLTSRTRLVAVTAAANSVGTMPDVAGATELAHSVGAWSIIDAVHSSPHQLPDMKGWDADFAVFSPYKVFGPHMGCMYVRRELLPRLPADKLWFVPDDSPQKFEPGTANHEALAGWLGTLRYVREVLGGGQPGRAGLEQAYRRIESLERPLLESALERLRAHPRVRLYGIPEPKGRTATFCFNVPGVAPRAVAEHLAQRGVGVAAGHYYATLAMQALGLMPEGAVRVSLLHYNTLADVDRLLAALDALP, translated from the coding sequence ATGACCTCCCCTTTCGCCGAGCACTTTCCCGCCTTGCGGTCGGGCTTCAGCTACATCGACAACGCCGCCGGTGCGCAGGTGCCCTCGCACACCATCGACGCCATCACCGGGTTCCTCACCAGCGGCAGCTGCAACGTGGGCCAGCCCTACGCGGCCTCCGTGCGCGCCACCGAGGTGAAGGCCCAGGCCCGCGCCGCTACCGCCGAGTTCCTCCACTGTCAGCCCGAGGAGGTCATGCTCGGCACCAGCGCGACCGCCCTCACCTTCCAGCTCTCGCGCGCCTTCTCCCGGCTCTTCCAGCCCGGAGACGAGGTCATCGTCTCGGAGCTCGAGCACGAGTCCAATGCCAGCCCCTGGCGCTGGCTGGAGGCCCAGGGCGCCGTGGTGAAGGTGTGGCGCGCGCACTGGCCCGAGGGACGTCTGGAGCTCGCGGATCTGCGCTCGCTGCTCACCTCGCGCACCCGGCTGGTCGCGGTGACGGCCGCCGCCAACTCGGTGGGCACGATGCCGGATGTGGCCGGTGCCACCGAGCTGGCCCACTCCGTGGGCGCGTGGAGCATCATCGACGCGGTGCACTCCAGCCCGCATCAGCTGCCCGACATGAAGGGCTGGGACGCGGACTTCGCCGTGTTCTCGCCGTACAAGGTCTTTGGACCCCACATGGGCTGCATGTACGTGCGCCGCGAGCTGCTGCCCCGGCTGCCGGCGGACAAGCTCTGGTTCGTCCCCGACGACAGCCCCCAGAAGTTCGAGCCCGGCACCGCCAACCACGAGGCCCTCGCGGGCTGGCTGGGCACGCTGCGCTACGTGCGCGAGGTGCTCGGTGGTGGGCAGCCCGGGCGCGCGGGACTGGAGCAGGCCTATCGCCGCATCGAGTCCCTGGAGCGTCCGCTGCTGGAGTCCGCGCTGGAGCGGCTGCGCGCCCACCCGCGCGTGCGGCTGTACGGCATCCCCGAGCCCAAGGGTCGGACGGCCACCTTCTGCTTCAACGTGCCCGGAGTCGCGCCGCGCGCGGTGGCCGAGCACCTCGCCCAGCGGGGAGTGGGCGTGGCCGCGGGCCACTACTACGCCACCCTGGCCATGCAGGCGCTGGGCCTCATGCCCGAGGGCGCGGTGCGCGTCTCGCTGCTGCACTACAACACCCTCGCGGACGTCGACCGGCTCCTCGCGGCCCTGGACGCGCTACCTTGA
- a CDS encoding lycopene cyclase domain-containing protein — MTYEFLVLALLFLIPGALVWLVRADLRGLMGRVALCSLPFAATEWLFYPEYWAPRFLFDLADRLGFGIEDVLFVVGLGAFSCSAYAVVFRRTVVSQSGGVRPWPRAVGAIVLVLAVAGLLLAVGVPILYASVLAMVGVVVGLLVTRPDLVAPSLWGALVSAAIYLGLCLVFEWLVPGVFERTWRPSLLLRGRLLGVPLDELLYGWGSGFAATAFPAWAFGLRFVPLTATDSR; from the coding sequence ATGACGTACGAGTTCCTCGTCCTGGCGCTCCTGTTCCTGATTCCGGGGGCCCTCGTCTGGCTCGTGCGCGCGGACCTGCGCGGGTTGATGGGGCGGGTGGCGCTGTGCTCGCTCCCGTTCGCGGCGACCGAGTGGCTGTTCTATCCGGAGTACTGGGCCCCGCGGTTCCTGTTCGACCTGGCGGACCGGCTCGGCTTCGGCATCGAGGACGTGCTGTTCGTCGTCGGGCTCGGTGCCTTCTCGTGCAGTGCCTACGCGGTGGTGTTCCGCCGGACGGTGGTCTCCCAGAGCGGCGGCGTGAGGCCGTGGCCCCGGGCGGTGGGCGCCATCGTCCTCGTGCTGGCGGTGGCCGGGCTGTTGCTCGCCGTGGGCGTGCCCATCCTCTACGCCTCGGTGCTGGCGATGGTGGGGGTGGTGGTGGGCCTGCTGGTGACGCGCCCGGACCTGGTGGCGCCGAGCCTGTGGGGCGCACTGGTGTCGGCGGCCATCTACCTCGGGCTGTGCCTGGTCTTCGAGTGGCTCGTCCCCGGTGTCTTCGAGCGCACGTGGAGGCCGAGCCTCCTGCTGCGGGGCAGGTTGCTCGGCGTTCCACTCGATGAGCTGCTGTACGGGTGGGGCTCGGGGTTCGCGGCGACGGCCTTTCCGGCCTGGGCCTTCGGGCTGCGCTTCGTGCCGCTCACCGCGACGGACTCAAGGTAG
- a CDS encoding prenyltransferase, whose product MSRAWLQASRLPSQSYIALPLLLGQLVAVRMRGQPLDLGTLVGVQLFGLLDQLFIVYANDWADQETDRRNRTPTVFSGGSRVLVEGRLSPRAIGTAALVCAGSLLAVSVGLAVARGAPLLVPLAVLALGLLWAYSYPPLRLSYRGGGEALQAVGVAGVLPLYGYLAQGGALGSFPWALVALLLPTHLACSIATALPDEPSDRESGKLTLPARIGGERASWGILALNGLTLALAPFGMASVGLSAGAWWLVPALAALAVPLVRPAPPGSKRVQVRVAAAITATLAAVALPLLLLAAS is encoded by the coding sequence TCGGTCAGCTCGTCGCCGTGCGCATGCGGGGACAGCCGCTCGACCTCGGGACGCTGGTGGGTGTCCAGCTCTTCGGGCTGCTCGACCAGCTCTTCATCGTCTACGCCAACGACTGGGCGGACCAGGAGACCGACCGCCGCAACCGGACGCCCACCGTCTTCTCCGGCGGCTCCCGCGTGCTCGTCGAGGGCCGGCTCTCGCCGCGTGCGATCGGCACGGCCGCCCTGGTCTGCGCGGGCTCGCTGCTGGCCGTGTCGGTGGGGCTGGCGGTGGCCCGTGGCGCACCGCTGCTCGTGCCGCTGGCGGTGCTGGCGCTGGGGCTGCTGTGGGCCTACAGCTATCCGCCACTCCGGCTCTCCTATCGGGGCGGTGGTGAGGCGTTGCAGGCGGTGGGTGTCGCCGGGGTGTTGCCGCTCTATGGGTACCTCGCGCAGGGCGGAGCGCTCGGGAGCTTCCCCTGGGCGCTCGTCGCGCTCCTGCTGCCCACCCACCTGGCCTGTTCCATCGCCACCGCGCTCCCCGATGAGCCCTCGGACCGGGAGAGCGGCAAGCTCACGTTGCCAGCACGGATAGGCGGCGAGCGGGCCTCGTGGGGCATCCTGGCGCTCAACGGGCTCACGTTGGCGCTGGCCCCGTTCGGCATGGCGTCGGTGGGACTGAGCGCGGGGGCGTGGTGGCTCGTGCCCGCGCTGGCGGCGCTCGCGGTGCCGCTGGTGCGTCCCGCGCCTCCCGGCTCGAAGCGCGTCCAGGTCCGGGTCGCCGCCGCCATCACCGCCACCCTGGCGGCGGTCGCGCTCCCCCTCCTCCTGCTGGCGGCAAGCTGA